AGCTGCCGTCGCTTGGTGAACCCGATCTGTTTAAGGCACTCCAGTGGACGCCGGGAATCAGGAAATCCGGTGCCGTCTCAGGCGGGCTGAGTGTCCGTGGTGCGGATCCGGATCAGAATCTCTATCTGTTGGACGGCGCCCCGGTCTACCATCCATGGCACGCATTCAGTCTGATCTCGACGTTTCAGACCGGCACTCTGAAGAGCACGAACCTGTACCGCGGGGCATTTCCCGCGGAGCACGGTGGACGGCTTGCGTCGATTCTGGATGCGCAGATGAAGGACGGCAATCGGACCGAGCCTGAAGCCGTGGTTTCCCTCAGCGCTTTGAGCGCCCGTTACCGAATCGAGAGCCCCGTCACTCGGTCGACGTCCTTCATGCTCTCGGGACGTCGATCATACGTCGACAAGCTTCTCGGTCGAGAACATCCGGTACGTGATACCGACACAGGCCGGCTCGACACACTCCGCACGGGGTACTATTTCTACGATTTGAGCGCAAAAATAACGACTCGCTTCAACGAGCGACATCGACTGTCCGTTAGTCACTACCGTGGCCGAGACAATCTGGATCTTCGACTGCCGTTCGATCTGTCTTTGAACTTTTCGCAGTGGCTCCGGCCGGCGGATCTGTTTTTTGAGGTCGCGCAAAACTGGGAGAACCAGATGACAAGCGCGCGGCACCAGTGGCTGGTGTTCGACGATGCCTTCCTCACGACGACGCTGTTTTCATCACGATACAGCGCTCGGGAGGCCTCCTTCGTACAGCCTACGACGACAGCTTCTCTCGAGTCTGACTACGACGTGAAGCTACGGGACCTGGGAGCGAAGGTAGATCTTGACTACTACGCCAGCGTCGCGCACCAGATACGTGCCGGAATTCAGGTTTCGAACCTGGATTTTCGCAGCACCCTTGAGAGTAATATTCGACGTTCCGCGAGAGCGGTAGACGTACAGGCGGATTCGAGCGATCAGTCGTCTTGGGAGGTGACGGGCTACCTGCAGGATATCTGGCAACCGTCGCCTCGTTGGACCCTGCAGCCTGGCGTGCGGGCGACCTACTTCTCCCGCGGCAATTACATGCACGTCCGTCCGCGCTTTAGTGCACGATACACCGTCCATCCGCGGTACCTGGTGCTCCGGGGCGGACTTGGAATGCACGTACAGTATCTACACCGCATACGGGATCGGTACTCACTCGCCTATGATCTGGTGTCAAGTCGCTGGGTGCCTGCGAGTGAGCGCGTGTCGCCCGCAACCGGAGCCCAGGTGAGCCTCAGTGGCCGAAGTCAGCCGACGCGCTGGCTGACTCTTGAGCTGAGTACGTACGGCCGCTCTGCGGAAAAGACCCTTATTCCCGCTGACGTGTTCGTGACCAAAGACGGTCTCGAAGGGCCGGGCATCGAGGTGGGCGCGCTGCTGGGTCAATACGTCGAGGCGGACGAACGAGCGTTTGGGGTGGAGCTGACCGGCCTGATTGAAGTCGGGCAGTTCGATGCCCGACTTGGTGTGGCGAGCGGGCGCACCTTCGTACGCAGTTTGAACGACGACGCGTCGGCCTGGAGGCCGGCAGATCTGGACGTTCCCTTTTCTTTGCGCGCTGCGTTGAGTTGGACCGGTACGAGATGGGAATCATCGATTGCTACCGAGATCCGGAGCGGCTACCCATTGACGACGCCCGTAACCCGCTATCGCCTCGGCGATCCGGTCGACGACAGTCCGACGTCATACCTCTACCGCCCGCAGATTAACAACGGCCGTTTGCCGACCTACCTCCGCGTTGATGCAACAGTTGGATATCGGTTCTCGCTCCTCAGTGCCCGATGGAAGGCGAAGCTCAATCTGTATAATGCGACCAACCAGGCGAACGTCATCGATCGTCAGTTTGCACCCACGGATACCGGGGTCAGGATCGACGATCGGCGCGGTCTACCGATTCTCCCCCTGCTCGAGCTAGAGATGACGCTTTGATAACCTGTTTGGCGGATGGATTGCGAAAAGTAAGCGCAGCCGTTCATGTCTATTGTAGTCCGGACGGTTATTCTTTCACAATAGCGCCGTAGACGCGGTGTGTGAGATGAACCAGGCCTCGTCTTAGGCGTGTCGCGAGGACCGACCACCGGAAGGTCCGTACGTCCAGATCGCCGAAGGCTGTCCGCCAAACAGGTTCTGCGCAGATCGCCATGCGCTTCTGTTGATCTGCCAGCCCGGCCCGGCTCTTTCCTCTCACACGCCGCAGCATACTTCTTTCCATCCTCCCGCGATCGCGTGAAGTCGTCTCATTCTGATCACATGCATGCATATCGGCCGCCATCATCTGCTCGGGTTGGCCAGTCGGTTCGTCGCGCCGCTGTATTCTTGGCCGTGGTCCTCTTCGTGGCGAGATGTGATTTTGTCGATGATCCGTCGCCGTCCAGACTTGTCGTCGAGGCCTTCCTCTTGTCTGGAGAACCACTGCCCGAAATTGTGCTTCGCCAAACCAGAGGGTTGCGGAATCCAGTGCCTCCGCAGGACTCAACCGCGGACGCTGCTACGGGCGCCGTAGTCACCGTTGCGATCGGCAGCGATACCGTGGCGTACCTGCCGGGCACGACGCCTGGGCGATATCGTCCGGCACGGCCCGTCATCGCCAAGCCGGGAGAATCCTTTTCCGTTCGCGTGCAGTGGAAGGGCGAGGTTGTAACCGCTGCGGGAACAGTACCGGAACCCATCGGGATCGGGGAGGCCTGCGTGCGTGTGCCGGACGACCCGGTGGAGGCAATTCTCGTCGACTCTCTGCGGCGCGACTCTCTCGACATTCCCGCCGAACAGGGATACATTTTCCCGATCGATGTATCCGTGGACTGGCAGGATTCCACCGATGATGATAGCTGGGTCCGAACCGGAATTCGCCCGTCATCGGACTTCTCCTCTGGTGTTGTCGAGCTCTTTCTTCAGCCTGTCGAGGTGGATCGCGAATCCGACTTTTCTTTTGCGTCGGGGTCAGCCTCACGCCGTCAGTGGGTCGGCGTATATGCCGTTTCCGCCGAGGATTCCACGGCGCCCGTTCCGGCGCACGAGATTACCGTGAGTCTGACGCGCGGAGATTCTGCTTTCGCCTCATTTGCGTCGAGTCGAACCGATCCTGAACGTCGAGAGCCGGTGTCGAACGTGGATGGGGGCATCGGTGTCGCCACTGCTGTCGCGCTCGATACGCTACGCCTCGCTGTGTCCGAAGCCACGTCTGGTGAGCAGTGTGAGTTGCCCTGATCCGGGACGCGATCGATGAACTCTCATTTTCGAGAGACGTAGCCTAACCCTCCTCCTGGCTGCCTTTTATTTTCCGTGCTGCACCATGCCTGACTCTGCTGACGAGCGTTCATCGCGAGACATTTTCCAAGAAGCGGCGGCCGAAACAGCGGCTCGAGAGGCGGAGACAGGTACGAGCGAATCCCCCGAGTCGGCGTCCACAGGGGAGGAGGCGCTTCCGTTCGAAGAATCGGTACCTGAGGGGCCGGACACGCGGCGTATCACAGATATCCAGACGCAGAAGAAGGACGACGCGCGCGTTTCCGTGTTCGTCGACGGCGAGTTTGCGTTCGGTTGCCATCAGGATGTCGCGGCCAAGCACGGGCTGCATCAAGGACAGACGTTGACGCCAGAGATGCAGCAAGAGGTTGAGGTCGATGAGGAGATCGTCCGAGCCAAGCAACGGGCATTCAAGTATCTTGCCCACAAGCCAAGGACGGAAACCGAGGTGCGACGGAAGCTCCGTGGACTCGACCTGGGACGTCGCGTCATCGATCGGGTGATCGAACGGCTGTACGAACTGGATTATCTGGACGACGAGCAGTACGCTCGCGATTATACACACAACCGGTTTTCAAATAAGGGATACGGGCCGATTCGCATCGAGCGTGAATTGACCGAGCGCGGCATCGACCGTCACCTTGCCGAGCGGACGGTTGCACGATTTTTCGAGGAGGCGAGTGAGCTCGACGCCGCGCGTGAGCAGGCGCGAAAGCGATGGCCGCGCGTCGCCGGCGAGCAGGATGTCCGAAAGCAGAAGAGAAAGCTATTAGGGTACCTGCAGCGTCGGGGATTTACTCCGGATGTCGTTTATAGAGTTGTCGACGAGTTCGTAGATCCATAGAGTAGTGGTCTGCCCTGTACGCAATTGTCGTACAGAGACGTATTGGCGTTACCGCTTCCCTCTCGGGACCTTCGAGAGAACGTTCGAAGTCATAGGGCATACTTAAATTTGTGTGTCCTTCCTTCCCCCGCTTGTTTCGGCTCTTCGTCTATGGCTGACGAGACAAACGTACCGGCATCGCCCCCCGATCGGTCGCAGCCTCGCTCCGATGATGAAGGAGCAGAGGCCTCTGCTCCCGGTAATGGAGCCGTGCAGTCGCAGCATGCGTCGGCACCCACTCCGTCTAATCCCGCGTCTCCCTCGTCCCCCTCGTCGGCGGCGTCGCGAGATCGTGCATCGAGTGGTGGAATGAGAACAGGAGGCTCCGGCGCTTCGGCTTCGTCATCGGAGTCGCCGCAATTTCCGTCAGCTCCACGTCAGGATCCAGAGCCATCCGGTGGTGCCGGCCCGAAGCGTCGCCGATCGATAGCTCATTCGCCGCTAGGATCCGACCCGAAGGTTGTTGCCTCCACACCGGCACCATCGGGAGGCAGGGATGACCGGTCGATTTTCACCGCCGACCGTATCATCCGGTTTATCCTCGGAGCAGCGGCCCTGGGTGCCGCCGGGTGGGTGCTGTGGTACTTCATGGGACTGGTCGTGTATCTCGTCGTGGGCGGCATTTTCGCGTACCTGCTGCGCCCCGTAGTCGATCGGCTCCAGGGGCTCGGTCTTGGACGCGTGCCAGCGATCCTGATCACGTTCGTCCTGCTTTTTCTTGTCGCCTCCGTTCTGGTGACGTCAATCGTTCCGTTCGTTGCTACACAGCTGCGAGATATCTCCCAGCTCGTGTCGGTAGAGGCAGCAACGGACGTAGCCGACTATATCGAGACGCGCGTACGAGAGGTCGTACCCATCGAGGAGGGCGTTCTCGTGAAGAACATTCGGCAGATCGCGAATGCCCTCGTCAGTGCCGACCTTGTGGAAGGGGATCGCGTGGCCGAGACGGTGACCTCGGTGGTCTCGGTGTTCACCAATATCCTCTACGCGGTGATCATCATTCCATTCATCACCTTTTTCCTGCTGAAGGACGGCGTCCAGATTCGTCGAAGTATGCTTCAGCTGGTACCCAATCGGTACTTTGAGGTCACGCTTGCTATTCTCGCTAAGGTAGAAGCGAATATCGGCCGATACTTTCGAGCCCTGCTTGTGCAATGCACCTCCATAGCGATTATTGCCTCATCGCTGCTCTGGCTCGTCGGTCTAGAAAGTCCGATTGCGATCGGCATCTTCACGGGCCTCGCGAACACGATTCCCTATTTCGGTCCGTTTCTGGGCTTCCTCGGTGGTAGTCTTGTCGGCATCGCTCAAACCGGTACCTTTTCGCTTGTCCCGGGTGTGGCTATTGCCATGGGATTGACGCAGCTGGCTGACAATGTCCTGTTGCAACCCATCATTTTCTCTCGAGCAGCGCAGGCTCACCCACTGATTATCCTGTTTGTGGTCCTAATTGGAGCGCAACTCGGCGGCATCGTGGGCATGCTCATTGCGATTCCCCTGGCGACGACGATCCGCGTTATGGCCGAGCAGGTAATCTGGAGCATTCGTAATTATCGGATTCTGCGCTCGACATGATCGAGTCGTGGTCGTGGACGGACGGCTCGGATCCTCTGAGTCCGCCAAGGGTACAGGCGAGGCAGCATGCATTCGTCTCTCCTCGCATCACCGCCTCGCGTCCCATACATGTCCGTTGCTCCCGATCCCGCTACGTCTGACGCTCGTCTCAATGCCGCTGTCGAAGCGGTGCGAAAGAAGGTCGATATTGAGCCGGAGATTGCTCTGATTCTAGGCTCGGGACTTGGCGACCTCGCGGACGCCGCGGAAGGATCAGTCAATGTCGAGGCCGTGGATATTCCCGGTTATCCAACGTCCACGGTCGAGGGTCACCACGGACGGCTCGTCTTCGGGCAACTCGAAGGGACCCCCGTTGTCTTCGTCCAGGGACGCGTGCATGCATACGAAGGCTACAATATGCGGCGCCTGGCTTTCCCGGTACGTCTTGTCCATGCACTCGGCGCAAACAAGCTCCTTGTGACCAACAGTGCGGGCGGGATCCATCGCGACTTCTCGCCGGGGACGCTCATGTTTATCACCGACCACATCAACTTTGCGTTCGCGAGCCCGCTTGTGGGGAGTTGCCACGCGCCGCGTCAGGCCGTGCCGGGAGAGCGTTCAGACCGTCACCTCCCGTTCTACGACAAAGAGTGGACAAAGCGCGCCAAGTCGGTCGCTCGTGATATGGGCATCGCGACGCGCGAAGGAACGTACATCTGGGTGCAGGGGCCGACGTACGAGACGAAAGCCGAGATTCGAGCATTCGAGAAGCTTGGTGCCGATGCCGTGGGGATGAGCACCGTGCCGGAAGTTATCCAGGCTCAGCATCTCGGCATGTCGGTCCTCGGTGTGTCGACCATCACGAACCCGGCGGCCGGCATGGGAGCGGAATCGCTCGACCACGAGGAAGTGCTCGAGGTAGGCCGCCAGGTACGGGAGGACCTGACCAATCTCGTGCGTGGCATCGTGCGGGAGGCTTGACCGGGCGGCACATGGCGTTCCCCTGAAAGATCAGCGACCCGTTGATAGGAGTGCAAGAAGTGAGGGGTCGACGCCGAGGCGTTGACGCGCGAGTCGTACAAAGGCAACATTCCACCCGACCATGCACACGGCTGATGCTACGGCGGCACCGACGAGGCCATACAGAAGCAGACCGGCGACGCTGAGCAAGAGGTTCGCGGCCACGCTGGTGACGATGATTCGGGCTGCCGTACGCTGATGCCCGGTCATGTACAGAAGGGTGTCGACCGGCCCGCAGCACGCGCTGAACAGGTGACCGCCTGCCAGAATCAAGAGAGGCACGTAGCTATTCTGAAATGATGGGGCGAAAAAAGAAAGCAGGAACGGGCCGCTAGCGGCAAGAATCAGAAATGCCGCCGTGGAGAGACTGGTGATCCAGGGTAGGACGCGGCGGATCGTCTTTCGGAGAGCATCGGCGTTACCCTGGACGTGGTCGGCGGCAAATCGAGGGGCGGCCACGGTATTTACGGCGGCGAGTACGAAGCTCACCCCGGCCGCCGTGTTCATCGCGATGCGGTAGTGGCCGACATCTTCAACGGGAGCGAAAAGACCGACGAGTAGAAGGTCGGTCTGGCGGAAAAGCGCAAAAAAGCCGTGAGTGAAGAAGAAGGGGAGTGCAAACCGAATCCAGCCGCGGACTTCGGCGGGAGACGACCCATCAGCATTGCTGTGCGGTAGGCTAGTCCGTGCATGAGTCCGCTGGATTATGCTGATCACGAAAATGCTCCCGGTGACCATCAGTAGAAGTGCGACGCCGTCGAGCCAGCGGACGTGGAGATAAGCAATTGCTCCGGTCCCTCCGATTATCAAGAGCTGCCGCCCAACCCGGCCGAGACCGTAGGCCGTCAAGAACTGATGCTGCGCGCGACAGACGTTGGTGTAGAGCGTGAAGAGCACAAGCGCGGGAGCCGTGATCCAGCTGCCAAGCAGCGTCGCGCCGGCGGGAGAAGATAGCGCAGGCCATGCGCCATGGTAGATGACGATCCCCGCTGTGGCCAGAAGAGCGAGCCCGAGAGTAGAGACCAGGACGACGCGCTCAGAGGCGGAGACGAGCCGTCGAAGGGTCGCAAGCTCCTCGTTGACGCGATACTCGGAAACGAGTCGGACGAGGGCGTCGGGTAGGCCGATGCCGCCAGTGATAGCGAGAACGGAGGCGCTTGCGAACGCCATACTGAATAGTCCGAATGCCTCCGCTCCTGCCCATCGAACCATGAGGATTTGGGCCAGATACGCGAGTATGACGCCGGCAATCTGCGTTGCGAAAACCAGCACCGCGCCGCGAGCGAGAGGAAGCCGATCCAGAAAGGAAAGGGGGAGAGGCACAGAGGCGGAAGAAGCTAAGCGAAGAGTCGAAGTGACGCAGTCCCGGGGTTAGCGGATGACGGCAACCTTCTCGACATCTCCGGTGAAGGTCCCGTCTGCCCCTTCTACAGCCACCCGATAAAGATATACACCGGTGGCGACCCGGTCGCCATCCTCATCCCGTCCGTCCCACGGCAACATATTCCAGCCGACGCGGAGCGACCCTGTCTGCAGATCTCGCTCGTCGAACTCACGAATGAGGCGGCCGGCGACCGTATAGATGCGGAGCCGGAAGTTGCGGAGATCCTGAGTCTGGCCCCCTTCCACCCGAAACGCGAACGTCGTGTTCGTGCTCATCGGATTCGGATATGGATAAACATCACGGATTCGCTGCTCCGTCGTTACCCGAAAGCTGACTTCGTACGGGTCGATTTCATTGTCAGAACCATCTTTCGCCTCCACTCGAAGCGTGTAGGTCGAGTCGCGCCCAGTGAAATCTGGGGTGTAGGTGACGGTCGCCTCCTGCACGCCTTCATTCGGATTCGATGGGGAAAACTCAAGGAGATTTGTGGCGAAGCCAACCTGCTCATAGGTCGAGAGAAATCCAGTGTCTGTGGACGGGAGGCCTTCGCTGATATACACCTCGACGTGCGAGGTGTCGTCAATGGCAAAGAACGGGTTCTCATCCTCGATGCGGATTTCAAGGGTGGGCTGCAGAGGAACGAACGGCAGACGGGCGTCCTTGAGGTTTAGGTCGTCCACCGTGGGGCGTGCCTGAAGCTGGCGGCCATCCGAAAAAACGCTGAGGACAGGAGGAGTGTCGTCCGTTACGACACGAAGGTTGCGGACGGCCGTGTTGTTGAACGTGAGCCGTTCAACAGTTGGGATAGATGCGGTCGCGTCGAGAAGCGTGAGGCCGTCCACGTCTTGGGTCGAAAGTTGAAGCTGGCTTTGCGACTGTTCGTTCGGAGCGAGGCCCGTGAGGGTATCGCGCCGAACAACGCGCTGAATGTTGTTAGACCCGGTGAACCGGTATGTAACGACAACATCGGAGGATGCGATATCGCCCAGGTTGATGACGGGGAGGTCAATGGGAAGGTTGTCGCCCTGCTGAACTGTATCGGCAATCGTAGCCAGTGTTGCTGGGTCGACGGCAATTTCGGGGACACCGGTGAAATCAACTTCCCAACGATCAAGCTGTGGGGCGTCTCGCTGGACCGTGTCAGAAAGCGTACCTCGAAGGCGCAGGTAGGGATAGGTGTCGGCATCCAGAGAGGAGAGCGCCTCGGTGCCATTATCTCCGGAAAACGGACCGAGGAGGCGAGTCGAGTCGGGGGCGAGGACTTCAACCTCGATGTTCGAGGAGGCGGATGTGGATCCCTTCCAGCGGAGTTCCGTCCAGTCGGAGGCAGGCCCAATAAGCGGTGTAACGGTTGTTCCTGACGCACGCCGAAACGGTAGATTTCGCTCAAGCATGATTTGTCGAGTCGCCCCTGCTGTGCCCGCGGGAAGTACCTGTTCACGGGTGAACGACGGGTCGCCTTTCCGAGCACTCAGGGTCCATGCGTCTGTGTACTCCAGCGTATCGATGTAGGTGGTGTAGGGGGTGGGAGTGGTTCCTGATCCGAGACTTTTGAAAAGATCCTTAACCTCCTGCTGAATGTCGACGCCGAAGGAAGATTCTCGCCCGAGGTGGCGGGTCTGCACGAACACGTAGTCTCCTGCGTCTACATTGGTGTCTAAGAAGGCGCGAAGCGCGTCGATTGCTTCCTGCATTTCCCCATTTTCCAGAGCATACTCAAACTGGGTCTGCAGGTCATAGGTCGTGAACTCGTCAACCGCTTTCACCTCTCCAGACGTGCCATCGATCACGAGAACCCCATACCCGAGGCCGAGAAAGATGTAGCTGTCTGATCCACCGACATTAAACCCGTAATCGCTTGGCGAGGAACTCCGTTGACCGTACGATTTCACGTTCAGGGAGAAGGTCGAGAACGACCAAGTGTTGTTCTCTCGGACGACCCGTTGGTTGCCGTTTACATCGAACAGATTGCTGAACTGTCGCCAGTCGGCCGGCTGGTTTGGAGCTACGGAAAATGCCGCGGATTTCCACACTCCGGGCGAGTTTCCTCCGATTCGTGCTCGCCAGTAATAGGGTTGGTCCTGGATCAGCGGTTCGGGGGGCGTCCAGTCGAGATAGACGTTTGAAGTAGATTGTGATGTGGATTGCAACGCCGGGGAAGAGAAGGAGGCCGTGGTGTCCACCTGAATATCGACGGAGAGATCCCCTGGCGTTTGTCGTACCAGGTTGACCCGAAAGGTTGGCGACGTCTTTGACACGGTCTCCTGGCGCACCGGCGAGACCAGTTCGAGGCCCTGCGAGAAAACAACAATTGAGTTTTCCGCACGGTTGTCGCTCTCGACCATCTCTGGAATCTGACCGAGCGGATCTGCCGTTAGTTCGAGTGTGTTCGTTCCGATCGTTGCCTCGCTGAGATCCAGGGAGAAATACTCCTCCGTCTGGAGGGCAAATCGGGGAAGACGCCGGGATGTCTCCTCGACGCTTCCGTCGGGCTTCGACCACTGAAGGTAGAGGTCGACGCTATCTGACGGTACGAGACCACGGTTTTGAAGCGAGACCTCAAGCTGGAGCGAGTTGGAGGGGGTTGGTGCGGACGGAGACGTTCGAATCTGAGATGCTTCAAGATGGAAGTCGGGCTGATCGGGAAGTGACAGCCGCGTCGCGGGGTCACCGAGCAGGCTGTATTGAAGCAGATGGCGGACATACGTCGGGCTTCCGCCATAACTGGCTGCGACGTCTGCCTTTGCTTGCTGGATCGCCACTCCTAGGACGCGCATGGTATCCCGGAAAACACGATTGATCAGGGCGTCATTTAGAATGGCCGAGGGGCGAAGGTTGCCGAGCGCAGAAGAGCCCCAGTGTGCGATGCTTCCGTTTTCTGCACCCGGTTCCACTTGACCGGACGCGTTCACGGATCCGACCACAAGTTGTTCGCCAAGGGATGGGGCAGAGCGAACCTCGTAGCGCCCTCCAGCAAACGAACCGGTTCGGCACCCGAGTGAAACAACCATTGGCAGGCGTCCGGCATTGTCGAATTCGGACGGCGGATCGGTGACGATTTCCCAGGTCTGCGCCGCCGAGTGACCGAAATAGTTGAGCCAGCCGACGCCCTGACGAAGATCTTGGGCGAGGGAGTCCTGAAAGGATACGTCGAGTGGATCGTTGATGCTTTTGTAATAGCGAATCGAGTCCATGCCCGCGGGGTAGAGCGTGTCGCCCTGCGGCGTGGAGCGGCGCGTGGCACGCTCCCCCCAGCGATTGGAGCTCGACTGCAGTTGCTGTTGTTCGAAGCTACTCGTTCCGCCAGCCAGCAGGAGCATCCGCTGCTGCCACCGGTCGCGAGGTGCGGATTCGTACGTGGTCAGCTTATCCAGATAGGTGCGTCCATGCTCGTTAGATCGGATGGGCACCCGGCCGACCGCCAGCAACTCGGACCAGTCCGTGGGGCCGTTCTGCTGCATGGCAAACCACCCGTCGGACGGCGGAAACCCGAACGAGCTGACGCTCCACGACGGTCGAACTTCGTCAATCTCGTCATCGGTATATATCGGGTATTGTGCGTCGCCCCAGATGGTTAAAAACCGTGGCGCTCCCCCGGTCCAGGATTGGCTTGCACGTACAAATCGTCGGATCGCAATGGGCGTAGGGCGCCCGTAGTCGAACTCATCGTACACATCCTGAACTTCGACAACGGCCACATCAAATCCGTTCTGAGTTCGGCGATAATTAGCGAGGTCATCCGCGGATGGACGAAGACTCTTCGTCGTTAAAATCACGTAGTCAGCCCCGTTTGCCTGCGGGTCTGACCAGTTGGAGGGGGAATCCGAGAGTACGGCTGCAGGCGCACGTTCGGCGCCCGCAGCGATGGCCTCATACCGGCTGTTGACGGAGGACGGAGCGTCGGAAAACGAGGCGCTTCCATTTGTGACCGGAATCGACCAGATTCGACGCGATTCTGGGTGGAAAATGCGGACAGGACCCGACGTGTAGCCGCCAAGCTCGAAGGTGGTGGCATTCGTCGTGGGTGCGTCGAAGCGTTGCGCGTTGCCGGACGCCGTCAACTGCCGCGTGTAATCCGCCTCTATGTAGTCGATGAGGACATAGTTTGGGTTGCGCGTCGGGTCTGGGCAGCTGGAACTGGTGAAGGAACCGTTGCTCGACTCAAGGCGGACACGAAGCCCCGACGCTGGTACCTGATCTTGAGGAATGGAGGCAGTCAGCGTCTTTTCACTGTACCCCTGCCACTCGATGACATCCAGGGAGGTAAATGTGGGCGACCCGGATTGAAGAATTTCAGCAAACAATTCGACCCGATGACACGACGCCGACGAAGAGTTGACCTTGATGCGCAGGTCAAGCGTCTCAGCAGACGAGGCGACGCGCCGGCCGACATCCAGTGTTGTCTCAAACTGTTTTGTCCCGACGTTCGAGTGCCGAATTTCTTCCCAGTAGTATCCTTCGGTAGAGAGGTAGAGCGGATGCTCCGATTCGAAGGGGCGGCCGAGGTAAAAAACCTCGTCCTGTTCTGCGTGTGATTCTTCTCGAACCGTTGCTCGTGGTGTGGGAGAGGTTGGGGCAGAGGGTGTCTCGTATCGGAGTCCGTTCGCTCCGCCCCACGTGAGCCAGTAGTACGTCGTGTCGGTGTAGAGGCTTCGCTCATTACTGCTCTGGTAGGCAGCGTTCCCATTGTAGGCCCACAGTTCGTCTGTACCTCGATTGCGGCTCCCGACAAATTCCACGCGACCGGATCCGTCAACGACGATTGGAATTTCGGTGCCGTTTTCGATCAGGCGAAAGGAGGCCGGATCTGCGCTTGCAGGAAGGCCTGCTTTTTCCAGCGAGGACCGGGGGACGCTGTACACGCCATCCTCTACGACGGCGATACGGACGTACTCTGCGGAGCCATCGTGCCAGTCGCTGACAGCAAACGGGTCAAGAGCCAGACGTGCTGCGTTCGTTGGGGAGGTTACGATCCGGGGAGAAGCGGACGACCGGGACGGCGACGACCACGCTGCATCGGAAGCCGGAGCAACGGCGTTCCGATCGGACGAATCTGCGCCGAGGACAGCAAGAACCAGAAGAGTCGCGGTCCACGCGAGAATGCCGCGAAGGATGGGGGAAGGCATACGTACTACGTTGGGGTGAGGCGAAATAAGAAAGGATCCGGTCCGGTTAGGCGGGATCGGCCGGGGTGTTCGGCATACAGCGCTCGTACAACGTCTCGGTACGTTGAGCAAACACGTCGGGTCCGAATCGGGATACAACATCGCGGCGGAGAGCGGCCGGGTCGAAGCGATGCGCGGTTTGATGGAGCGTACGCAGTCCGGCGGCGAGATCGGCTACGGAGCCGGGAGGAACGAGATAACCGTTCGCTTCAGTGATGATAGACGACGGGCCTCCACTATCGGTTGCAAGGATGGGGAGACCGCACGCGAGGGCTTCCAGCAGCACAACCCCGAACGTCTCACGTCGGCTCGGGAGGACGAACGCATGGGCAGCGTGCATGTGCTTGATCACAGAAAGTTGCGACAGCGCGCCCACGAGCCGAACCCGACGGCCAACATCTAACCGGTCAATCGTTTGTTCGATGTGCGTTCGCGCCGGTCCCTCCCCGCCGATGACGAGCTCGACGCCTCCATCGGTGGGTCTTCCGGTGTCCTGCCGGGACATTGCCGCGGGGCTGTCGCCGGCTTTTGG
The DNA window shown above is from Longibacter salinarum and carries:
- a CDS encoding TonB-dependent receptor; the protein is MTVSASIARVLHRFVSLFIAMLVCAGACTPVFGQSSIRLNLDAVPLIEAVDVVRNQTGFDIVYAQRLVEDKIASCQYAGTSRRAALECVLQGTGLRAERVRRGQYVLVRGERGPSSRNGVQRVTLSGRVIDGTSGETLPGAHIYLTTLRVGATTNSAGFFAISSLPAGTYNVRISYLGYNTVDTTLVAGTDPVRILLSPSTIESEGVTVQEKADEQPENRRLPGMMALSLEQLEQLPSLGEPDLFKALQWTPGIRKSGAVSGGLSVRGADPDQNLYLLDGAPVYHPWHAFSLISTFQTGTLKSTNLYRGAFPAEHGGRLASILDAQMKDGNRTEPEAVVSLSALSARYRIESPVTRSTSFMLSGRRSYVDKLLGREHPVRDTDTGRLDTLRTGYYFYDLSAKITTRFNERHRLSVSHYRGRDNLDLRLPFDLSLNFSQWLRPADLFFEVAQNWENQMTSARHQWLVFDDAFLTTTLFSSRYSAREASFVQPTTTASLESDYDVKLRDLGAKVDLDYYASVAHQIRAGIQVSNLDFRSTLESNIRRSARAVDVQADSSDQSSWEVTGYLQDIWQPSPRWTLQPGVRATYFSRGNYMHVRPRFSARYTVHPRYLVLRGGLGMHVQYLHRIRDRYSLAYDLVSSRWVPASERVSPATGAQVSLSGRSQPTRWLTLELSTYGRSAEKTLIPADVFVTKDGLEGPGIEVGALLGQYVEADERAFGVELTGLIEVGQFDARLGVASGRTFVRSLNDDASAWRPADLDVPFSLRAALSWTGTRWESSIATEIRSGYPLTTPVTRYRLGDPVDDSPTSYLYRPQINNGRLPTYLRVDATVGYRFSLLSARWKAKLNLYNATNQANVIDRQFAPTDTGVRIDDRRGLPILPLLELEMTL
- a CDS encoding regulatory protein RecX, which encodes MPDSADERSSRDIFQEAAAETAAREAETGTSESPESASTGEEALPFEESVPEGPDTRRITDIQTQKKDDARVSVFVDGEFAFGCHQDVAAKHGLHQGQTLTPEMQQEVEVDEEIVRAKQRAFKYLAHKPRTETEVRRKLRGLDLGRRVIDRVIERLYELDYLDDEQYARDYTHNRFSNKGYGPIRIERELTERGIDRHLAERTVARFFEEASELDAAREQARKRWPRVAGEQDVRKQKRKLLGYLQRRGFTPDVVYRVVDEFVDP
- a CDS encoding DUF4249 family protein, with product MARCDFVDDPSPSRLVVEAFLLSGEPLPEIVLRQTRGLRNPVPPQDSTADAATGAVVTVAIGSDTVAYLPGTTPGRYRPARPVIAKPGESFSVRVQWKGEVVTAAGTVPEPIGIGEACVRVPDDPVEAILVDSLRRDSLDIPAEQGYIFPIDVSVDWQDSTDDDSWVRTGIRPSSDFSSGVVELFLQPVEVDRESDFSFASGSASRRQWVGVYAVSAEDSTAPVPAHEITVSLTRGDSAFASFASSRTDPERREPVSNVDGGIGVATAVALDTLRLAVSEATSGEQCELP
- a CDS encoding AI-2E family transporter, which translates into the protein MADETNVPASPPDRSQPRSDDEGAEASAPGNGAVQSQHASAPTPSNPASPSSPSSAASRDRASSGGMRTGGSGASASSSESPQFPSAPRQDPEPSGGAGPKRRRSIAHSPLGSDPKVVASTPAPSGGRDDRSIFTADRIIRFILGAAALGAAGWVLWYFMGLVVYLVVGGIFAYLLRPVVDRLQGLGLGRVPAILITFVLLFLVASVLVTSIVPFVATQLRDISQLVSVEAATDVADYIETRVREVVPIEEGVLVKNIRQIANALVSADLVEGDRVAETVTSVVSVFTNILYAVIIIPFITFFLLKDGVQIRRSMLQLVPNRYFEVTLAILAKVEANIGRYFRALLVQCTSIAIIASSLLWLVGLESPIAIGIFTGLANTIPYFGPFLGFLGGSLVGIAQTGTFSLVPGVAIAMGLTQLADNVLLQPIIFSRAAQAHPLIILFVVLIGAQLGGIVGMLIAIPLATTIRVMAEQVIWSIRNYRILRST